The following coding sequences are from one Gossypium hirsutum isolate 1008001.06 chromosome A12, Gossypium_hirsutum_v2.1, whole genome shotgun sequence window:
- the LOC121211343 gene encoding uncharacterized protein has product MTVYGYFQGIPRNFVRKYGNQLSSPVKLEVPNGAICVFELIRQPEILMKVQIYPAAKNASNACRSQADNSIASQLRTGSLVSVTEPDCQQTRCPYSSSELKDSKLKTQKNIDFQNSTKELKGNNLFL; this is encoded by the exons ATGACCGTATATGGTTATTTCCAGGGGATTCCTAGAAATTTTGTGAGAAAATATGGAAACCAGCTCTCAAGCCCTGTTAAGCTTGAGGTCCCCAATGGTGCAATATGTGTCTTTGAGTTAATTAGGCAACCTGAAATCTTAATGAAAGTGCAGATCTACCCGGCTGCCAAAAATGCAAGCAATGCCTGCAGATCACAGG CTGATAATAGCATTGCCAGTCAACTTAGAACCGGGAGCTTGGTCAGTGTTACTGAACCTGATTGTCAACAAACTCGATGCCCCTACAGCTCCAGTGAACTTAAAGACTCAAAGCTCAAAACACAAAAGAACATCGATTTCCAAAATTCAACAAAAGAACTTAAGGGTAATAATCTTTTTCTTTGA
- the LOC121211370 gene encoding B3 domain-containing protein REM19-like, producing the protein MMLCVSKAVVKFSILTGEFRCLAKNDNGGVSGDWGCLKPDLVSKMQPLTPTEKQRATDIASWSSLRLVSGKSKEKSHLPCSLPQKKMRINSPNQHGQNSKLEVLSSGISSDAQRSVTTEALSCVQRLTAIEKAHAVQIASAFKSTENPVFMVVMRPSYVLGKCRMFIPSNFTRKFLTMYKCNLTLCNSTGKTWHAKFFRYPENKKPNAHLYGGWCEFVEDNHLNVGDICVFELIKHCWCKRQQQAVFCLA; encoded by the exons ATGATGTTGTGTGTTTCCAAAGCTGTTGTAAAGTTTTCAATCTTAACAGGTGAATTCAGATGTTTAGCAAAAAATGATAATGGAGGGGTTTCAGGTGATTGGGGATGTCTGAAACCTGACCTTGTGAGCAAGATGCAACCATTGACTCCAACTGAGAAACAAAGAGCTACTGATATTGCAAGTTGGTCTTCCTTAAGATTAG TGAGTGGGAAAAGTAAAGAGAAATCACATTTGCCATGTTCTCTGCCTCAGAAGAAAATGAGAATCAATTCTCCTAATCAACATGGACAAAATTCAAAGTTAGAGGTTTTATCTTCAGGCATTAGCTCTGATG cTCAGAGAAGTGTGACAACTGAGGCTTTAAGTTGTGTGCAACGGCTGACAGCCATTGAAAAGGCGCATGCTGTTCAGATAGCTAGTGCTTTTAAAAGTACTGAAAACCCAGTTTTTATGGTAGTCATGCGACCATCATACGTTCTTGGTAAATGCagaatg TTTATACCATCGAACTTCACAAGGAAATTTTTGACAATGTACAAGTGTAATCTGACCTTGTGCAATTCCACTGGGAAAACTTGGCATGCCAAGTTCTTTAGATATCcagaaaataaaaaaccaaatgcACACCTCTACGGTGGGTGGTGTGAATTTGTGGAAGATAATCATCTTAATGTTGGTGACATTTGTGTTTTTGAGCTAATTAAGcattgttggtgcaagaggcagcaacaagCTGTTTTCTGTCTTGCTTGA